From one Syntrophales bacterium genomic stretch:
- the tsaA gene encoding tRNA (N6-threonylcarbamoyladenosine(37)-N6)-methyltransferase TrmO: MNEKSIPFHSIGVIRSGHRSAEKTPIQPVYAWGCPGTAEIFPEYAEGLRDLEGFSHVYLIYHFHGAHETKLIVKPFLQDIERGVFATRAPCRPNAIGLSVVRLERVEGNVLYLDGVDILDGTPLLDIKPYTAKFDHIATTSNGWQDDVDEETAWHRGRRCGSGGPPSCPSEK, translated from the coding sequence ATGAACGAAAAATCAATACCATTTCATTCCATCGGTGTCATCAGAAGCGGGCACCGGTCCGCGGAAAAAACACCCATTCAGCCGGTCTACGCCTGGGGGTGTCCCGGAACGGCAGAAATATTTCCCGAGTACGCGGAGGGTTTGAGGGACCTGGAGGGCTTCTCACACGTTTACCTGATATATCATTTTCACGGAGCCCACGAGACAAAACTCATTGTAAAACCCTTCCTGCAGGATATCGAACGGGGTGTTTTCGCGACACGCGCCCCCTGCCGTCCCAACGCGATCGGTCTGAGCGTGGTCAGGCTGGAACGGGTCGAAGGAAATGTCCTGTACCTGGATGGCGTGGACATACTGGATGGTACACCGCTTCTGGATATCAAGCCCTACACGGCGAAATTCGATCACATCGCCACAACCAGCAACGGCTGGCAGGATGACGTGGACGAAGAAACGGCCTGGCACCGGGGACGGCGGTGCGGGTCGGGCGGTCCGCCCTCCTGCCCCTCAGAGAAATAA
- a CDS encoding NifB/NifX family molybdenum-iron cluster-binding protein: protein MKLAFTTSGNGLDAPLDRRFGRAAKFLIYDLDSETFEVMDNKVNVNAPQGAGIQSAQAVSGMGANALVTGHCGPKAFQVLKAAGISIFTSAAATVAEALEDYRAGRLMEVHAPDVEGHWV from the coding sequence ATGAAACTTGCGTTCACAACATCAGGCAACGGTCTGGACGCCCCGCTGGACAGACGTTTCGGCCGCGCTGCAAAGTTCCTCATATACGACCTGGACTCTGAAACCTTTGAAGTCATGGACAACAAGGTCAATGTAAACGCCCCCCAGGGGGCGGGTATTCAGTCGGCCCAGGCCGTTTCCGGAATGGGGGCCAACGCCCTGGTTACAGGCCACTGCGGTCCGAAAGCATTCCAGGTCCTCAAAGCGGCGGGAATTTCAATATTTACTTCCGCTGCCGCAACGGTTGCCGAGGCGTTGGAGGACTACCGGGCGGGACGACTGATGGAAGTACACGCCCCTGATGTAGAGGGACACTGGGTATGA
- a CDS encoding TIGR04211 family SH3 domain-containing protein has protein sequence MRKSAIIMIVVTGFCLVTPMGWAALYVSDRLEVPLYNGPGTQYRIVSMLRSGQTVEVLAESSGWNRVRLVGGTDTREGWILTRYLMNREPWENRVQALEAENTRLRETASPMARELRDMKAMQADLETELRNKTAELSTVREAYETLREEASEFLELKKTFGILEGRLLEAEAERVRVARENERLRSSDSYRWFLSGSGVLLAGLLVGLLMGRRQKTRTLRFFL, from the coding sequence GTGAGAAAAAGCGCGATCATCATGATTGTGGTCACAGGGTTCTGCCTGGTCACTCCCATGGGCTGGGCTGCCCTGTACGTTTCAGACAGACTGGAAGTTCCTCTCTACAACGGTCCCGGCACGCAATACAGGATCGTCAGCATGCTCCGCTCAGGGCAGACAGTGGAGGTGCTGGCCGAGAGCAGCGGATGGAACCGGGTCCGACTCGTGGGCGGCACCGACACAAGAGAGGGGTGGATATTAACTCGCTATTTAATGAACCGGGAACCCTGGGAGAACAGGGTGCAGGCTCTTGAAGCGGAGAACACCCGGCTTCGTGAAACAGCGTCACCCATGGCCCGGGAGCTTCGAGACATGAAGGCGATGCAAGCCGATCTTGAGACCGAACTGAGAAACAAAACCGCGGAGCTTTCAACGGTGCGGGAGGCCTACGAAACGCTGAGAGAAGAAGCATCGGAATTTCTGGAATTGAAAAAAACCTTCGGGATCCTTGAAGGCAGACTTCTCGAAGCGGAGGCTGAACGTGTGAGAGTGGCGAGAGAAAACGAGCGCTTACGGTCATCCGACAGTTACAGGTGGTTTTTGTCCGGATCCGGGGTGCTCCTGGCGGGTCTTTTGGTGGGTCTTTTGATGGGAAGACGGCAGAAAACGCGTACCTTACGATTCTTCCTCTGA